The Shewanella japonica genome has a window encoding:
- a CDS encoding potassium channel family protein, whose protein sequence is MNKHMSQEDNFIYLLGSLILVLLSAALVEQFFEAGQMIIVGTTVMSLSIAVIGLGENKRWIRSTFGLMITTLLFASIGSVFELLNLDIVGLLTILAFLVVATYRAAKQVLFSGKISTNQIIGSICIFLLLGLIWAFIYLLLIEIFGPAFNGIEVQKWTDNFSTAIYYSYITLTTVGYGEISPNMPIARFFAFSEAICGQFYMAIIVASLVGAKMSQTDS, encoded by the coding sequence ATGAATAAACATATGTCCCAAGAAGATAACTTTATTTACCTTCTTGGCTCGTTAATATTAGTGCTGTTAAGTGCAGCTTTGGTTGAGCAGTTTTTTGAAGCTGGGCAAATGATTATTGTTGGTACCACAGTCATGAGCTTGTCTATTGCTGTTATCGGTCTAGGCGAGAATAAACGCTGGATTCGATCAACCTTTGGCTTAATGATCACGACGTTGTTATTTGCCAGTATTGGCTCGGTTTTTGAATTACTTAACCTTGATATTGTTGGCTTATTAACAATTTTGGCCTTTCTCGTCGTTGCAACCTATCGCGCAGCAAAACAAGTATTGTTCAGCGGCAAAATATCCACGAATCAGATTATAGGTTCTATCTGTATATTTTTACTATTAGGGCTAATTTGGGCTTTTATATATTTACTATTGATTGAGATATTTGGCCCCGCTTTTAATGGCATTGAAGTGCAGAAATGGACTGATAATTTTTCGACGGCAATCTATTACAGCTATATCACCCTCACGACCGTAGGTTATGGTGAGATTTCTCCAAATATGCCCATTGCTCGCTTTTTTGCTTTTTCAGAGGCGATTTGTGGGCAATTTTATATGGCTATTATTGTGGCAAGTTTAGTCGGGGCAAAAATGTCACAAACAGACTCTTAA
- a CDS encoding AI-2E family transporter — MSEKKITTASEFTHAAVDAAIKIALIFIMVIWCFKIIQPFIMPILWGGIIAIALYPVVILLSKKVKLSVGKSSLLVTLLALSLLLVPTFLFSGAIVSGTQDFIAEVHDGTLVIPAPKESVADLPLVGEKLYNFWSSVSSDLEKVVRTYADEIKGFSSKAASIFGSFGMTVLQFLISIIIAGVFMSRAQGSNQMFHKVSVRLAGKHGEEFSELAVATVRSVVQGVIGVAFIQSILAGIGLGLAGVPGTGIWMLLVLILAIIQLPPILILGPIIAYVFTVESSTVAIMFMIWSILVSASDAFLKPMLMGRGVDIPMLVILLGAIGGMILSGIVGLFVGAVVLALSYKLFSAWLVVETAELDSESVLPDAEKE; from the coding sequence ATGAGTGAGAAAAAAATAACAACTGCATCTGAGTTTACTCATGCTGCTGTTGATGCTGCGATTAAAATTGCGCTAATTTTCATCATGGTGATTTGGTGTTTTAAAATTATTCAGCCGTTTATCATGCCGATTCTATGGGGTGGTATTATAGCTATTGCACTCTATCCAGTGGTGATATTACTCAGTAAAAAAGTAAAACTATCAGTGGGTAAATCTAGCTTGCTGGTCACGTTACTTGCTCTGTCATTACTACTAGTTCCGACTTTCCTTTTTTCTGGCGCGATAGTGTCAGGCACTCAAGATTTTATCGCTGAAGTCCATGACGGTACTTTAGTGATTCCTGCGCCCAAAGAATCTGTAGCTGATTTACCGCTAGTAGGTGAAAAGCTGTACAACTTTTGGTCTTCGGTTTCTTCTGACTTAGAAAAAGTTGTCAGAACCTATGCTGATGAAATCAAAGGGTTCTCGTCTAAGGCTGCAAGTATATTCGGCAGTTTTGGGATGACCGTCTTACAGTTTCTGATTTCGATCATTATTGCAGGTGTATTCATGTCTCGGGCCCAAGGCTCAAACCAGATGTTTCATAAGGTTTCGGTAAGGCTTGCTGGTAAACATGGTGAAGAGTTTTCTGAACTTGCAGTCGCTACGGTTCGTAGTGTGGTGCAAGGCGTTATTGGCGTGGCATTTATTCAATCCATTTTAGCGGGTATTGGTTTAGGTTTAGCTGGTGTACCGGGTACGGGTATTTGGATGTTACTGGTTCTTATTTTAGCCATTATTCAGCTGCCGCCTATTTTAATTTTGGGCCCCATTATTGCGTATGTATTTACCGTGGAATCTTCAACGGTAGCCATTATGTTCATGATTTGGAGTATTTTGGTGAGTGCCAGTGACGCATTTTTAAAACCTATGTTAATGGGGCGCGGTGTTGATATTCCTATGTTAGTGATATTGCTAGGTGCAATTGGTGGGATGATTCTATCTGGCATTGTTGGCTTATTTGTTGGAGCCGTTGTACTTGCATTGAGTTACAAACTTTTCTCAGCTTGGCTTGTGGTTGAAACGGCTGAGCTTGATAGTGAATCTGTGTTACCAGATGCAGAAAAAGAGTAA
- a CDS encoding helix-turn-helix domain-containing protein — protein sequence MTETQSNAKNKTQHAVQAESKKTLEENHYIPLLRAEYFVPFIARLKDFENNIYPVLKEAGLPDTVLSSKPEYLSEAALQKLLAIMYRKLNSKRFANWLEQVARSIFVPQHLAKMALNGTVRDALLEFTHLVNSESKQTNIQLKTSVNKVWFARYRNIKHSFDANLAELFAVTMMLELIRVLTQSQWSPDEIALQSPSEVDYLSELKVSKSQIYYARSVTAVSISAEALSQSVEYKKGWSQPPQAVIEGPERFIDSFTHALTPYLSMGRISITTAADLLGLSVRTLQRRLTEEGLSYSKVIEGICFEQAKLMLNDPSVPVTQISSALGYADVAHFSRAFKRLAGVSPREFRKNLS from the coding sequence ATGACTGAAACCCAAAGTAACGCAAAAAACAAAACTCAACATGCAGTACAAGCTGAATCTAAAAAAACACTGGAAGAGAACCATTATATTCCGCTATTACGTGCCGAATACTTTGTTCCTTTCATCGCTAGACTTAAAGACTTTGAAAATAATATATACCCTGTTCTGAAAGAAGCTGGCCTGCCAGATACTGTACTTTCCTCTAAACCTGAATACCTTTCAGAAGCGGCACTGCAAAAATTACTGGCAATCATGTATCGCAAGCTGAACTCTAAGCGTTTTGCCAATTGGTTAGAGCAAGTAGCGAGAAGTATTTTTGTGCCGCAGCATCTTGCTAAAATGGCATTAAATGGCACGGTAAGAGACGCATTGCTTGAGTTTACCCACCTTGTAAACAGTGAATCAAAACAGACCAATATTCAGCTTAAAACCTCGGTTAACAAAGTGTGGTTCGCACGATATCGAAATATTAAACATTCTTTTGATGCCAATCTTGCAGAACTGTTTGCGGTAACTATGATGCTTGAGCTAATTAGGGTGTTAACTCAGAGCCAGTGGTCACCTGATGAGATTGCTCTGCAGTCTCCAAGCGAAGTGGATTACTTAAGTGAATTAAAGGTCAGTAAGTCACAAATTTATTATGCACGCAGTGTCACTGCTGTGAGCATTTCTGCCGAAGCTTTGTCGCAAAGCGTTGAGTATAAAAAAGGCTGGAGCCAACCCCCGCAAGCTGTAATTGAGGGGCCTGAGCGATTTATTGATAGCTTTACTCATGCTCTCACGCCTTATTTGAGCATGGGACGAATTTCAATTACCACCGCAGCGGATTTATTAGGACTCAGTGTACGCACTTTACAGCGCCGCCTCACAGAAGAAGGATTGAGTTACAGCAAAGTGATTGAAGGCATTTGCTTTGAACAAGCAAAGTTGATGTTAAATGATCCTAGTGTACCCGTTACTCAAATTTCATCCGCATTAGGGTATGCTGATGTCGCCCATTTTTCGCGTGCGTTTAAACGTTTAGCTGGCGTTTCACCACGTGAATTCAGAAAGAACTTATCTTAA
- a CDS encoding DUF2955 domain-containing protein, giving the protein MSDKAVATPDPELEEAIYTRRVLRFTLGIGLAVGISAVFAWQLAFIVPVFVAKFLVDRVEPTIQTVYELLISMVVTIGIAWLVSFGPVQYPLVLLPLLAVLMLWAYYLFSDPKWNFFATILIISTLVLPYLGILHPGAAIFVGVGLSFSGVVSVLIFALLHILLPDLSPNRESHIEAGLTTDERLYESVRALIIAFPVITFFFLFEITGALLTMIFIAILSLQSAGSKSVKVSLFLLITNGIGGVLAIVFYNMLVIVPELVFYIGLAMMCALIFSQKIYADPVKAPIFAGIFSALLVVVGSTASSTDADVATNFYIRIAQLFIVGVYMVVASFFLETRNWRFLQKRTAV; this is encoded by the coding sequence ATGTCAGATAAGGCGGTAGCGACACCTGATCCTGAATTAGAAGAAGCAATATATACACGACGTGTATTGCGCTTCACTCTAGGTATTGGACTCGCAGTTGGTATTTCGGCGGTGTTTGCTTGGCAATTAGCGTTTATCGTGCCGGTATTTGTGGCTAAGTTTCTTGTTGATAGAGTCGAGCCAACAATTCAAACCGTTTATGAATTGTTGATTTCAATGGTCGTGACTATCGGTATTGCTTGGTTGGTCAGTTTTGGCCCAGTGCAATACCCGCTCGTGCTATTACCTTTGCTGGCCGTGTTGATGCTGTGGGCTTATTATTTGTTCTCCGATCCCAAGTGGAATTTTTTTGCCACTATCTTAATTATTTCTACGTTAGTTTTGCCATATTTAGGGATTTTACATCCTGGAGCCGCCATTTTTGTCGGTGTGGGTTTGAGTTTTTCTGGTGTCGTGTCGGTATTAATATTTGCCTTATTACATATTTTACTACCTGACTTATCGCCCAATCGTGAATCTCATATTGAAGCTGGACTGACAACAGATGAGCGCTTATATGAATCGGTGAGAGCGCTGATTATTGCGTTTCCTGTTATTACTTTCTTCTTTTTGTTTGAGATAACAGGCGCCTTACTAACGATGATATTTATTGCTATTTTATCGTTACAATCTGCCGGAAGTAAAAGTGTAAAAGTGAGCCTTTTCTTATTGATTACCAATGGGATAGGCGGGGTATTAGCGATAGTGTTTTATAACATGCTAGTGATTGTACCTGAACTTGTTTTTTATATCGGCCTAGCCATGATGTGTGCCTTAATATTTAGTCAAAAAATTTATGCAGATCCTGTTAAGGCCCCCATTTTTGCGGGTATTTTCTCGGCGCTGTTAGTTGTTGTTGGCTCTACGGCATCATCCACAGACGCTGATGTGGCGACGAATTTCTATATTCGTATTGCTCAACTATTTATTGTCGGGGTGTATATGGTTGTTGCTTCTTTCTTTTTAGAAACGAGAAATTGGCGCTTTTTACAAAAAAGAACCGCTGTTTGA
- a CDS encoding HlyD family secretion protein: protein MTENKKELPSTQEEKPTEEAQKTDVVADNASPDAPADKAKNQKIRKITNIILLVVCFLFVFHLFADRYIPSTDLGRVRGYVVPITPQVSGEVIEILTTANTLVREGEVLARINPRDYEIALFTAQQQVTQAGQNMGALTANVTAAKAKVANAEANYKNAQVQSKRIFTMVEQQVMSQADADNARAELVSAESGVAAAKADLAKAEERLGSEGENNTAVKSALLALEQAELNLARTEIKAPTDGVASNFRLKEGFYANAGQPVMTFISSEDVWIEANFRENSIGNMKPGDKVEFALDYAPGEVFTGKVAYIDYGVDWGQNEQTGKLAQTTGQTGWLRQSQRFPVTIVFDEEEAKGLRRVGGQADVMVYTKESSIMNLFGKFWIRLVSWFSYVR, encoded by the coding sequence ATGACAGAAAATAAAAAAGAGCTTCCTTCAACGCAAGAAGAAAAGCCTACAGAAGAAGCTCAAAAAACCGATGTTGTCGCCGATAATGCCTCACCAGATGCACCTGCTGACAAAGCTAAGAATCAAAAAATCCGAAAAATTACTAATATTATTCTACTAGTGGTGTGCTTTTTATTTGTATTCCATTTATTTGCCGATCGCTATATACCGTCAACGGACTTAGGACGAGTACGCGGATATGTTGTGCCGATTACACCTCAAGTGTCAGGTGAGGTAATTGAAATTCTTACCACTGCAAATACTTTGGTCCGTGAAGGGGAAGTGTTAGCTCGTATTAATCCAAGAGATTATGAAATTGCCTTGTTTACTGCTCAACAGCAAGTGACCCAAGCAGGGCAAAATATGGGGGCATTAACTGCTAATGTGACAGCTGCTAAGGCTAAAGTGGCTAATGCGGAAGCGAATTATAAAAATGCGCAGGTACAATCAAAGCGTATTTTTACTATGGTTGAGCAACAAGTTATGTCACAAGCTGATGCCGATAATGCCCGTGCTGAGTTAGTCAGTGCCGAGTCTGGTGTCGCAGCTGCAAAAGCTGATTTAGCTAAAGCAGAAGAACGTTTAGGTTCTGAAGGTGAAAATAATACCGCCGTTAAATCTGCACTGTTAGCGTTAGAACAGGCCGAGCTTAATTTAGCAAGAACCGAAATTAAAGCGCCAACAGATGGTGTTGCATCAAACTTCCGTTTAAAAGAAGGCTTTTATGCCAATGCAGGCCAGCCTGTTATGACATTTATTTCTTCTGAAGATGTGTGGATTGAAGCAAACTTTAGAGAAAACAGTATTGGCAATATGAAGCCTGGCGATAAAGTGGAGTTCGCACTTGATTACGCGCCTGGTGAAGTCTTTACAGGTAAAGTCGCCTACATTGATTATGGTGTCGATTGGGGCCAAAACGAGCAAACGGGTAAATTAGCGCAAACGACAGGGCAAACGGGTTGGTTAAGACAATCTCAACGCTTCCCTGTCACGATTGTATTTGATGAAGAGGAAGCTAAAGGATTACGTCGTGTTGGCGGACAAGCCGACGTGATGGTCTACACCAAAGAGAGCTCGATAATGAACCTATTTGGTAAGTTCTGGATCCGTCTTGTTAGCTGGTTCTCTTATGTCAGATAA
- a CDS encoding ACT domain-containing protein, whose product MTGMTNLSQLLSSMSPELQAGEFVFCSVTGRIADYVHLNPVCFFQEKEGLTLVLSAESATQAYLPFEAKFKQITLTVHSSLEAVGLTAAISDKLTQHNISANVIAAYYHDHIFVPADKASAAMIALQSFSKN is encoded by the coding sequence ATGACAGGAATGACTAATTTATCGCAATTATTATCAAGTATGTCTCCAGAACTTCAAGCTGGGGAATTTGTTTTTTGTTCTGTAACGGGGCGAATTGCTGATTATGTTCACCTTAATCCAGTATGTTTTTTTCAAGAAAAAGAAGGCTTAACCTTAGTGTTATCGGCGGAAAGTGCCACACAGGCATACCTGCCATTTGAGGCAAAATTTAAGCAAATCACGTTAACCGTTCACTCGAGCCTTGAAGCGGTTGGCTTAACGGCAGCAATATCAGATAAACTGACGCAGCATAATATCAGTGCCAATGTGATTGCGGCTTACTACCATGATCACATCTTCGTACCTGCAGATAAAGCTTCTGCTGCGATGATTGCATTACAGAGCTTTTCAAAAAACTAA
- a CDS encoding YciI-like protein: MYFLLTYDVVSDYISRRETYRDEHIKLALSAVERGELLLGGALTEPSDGAVLLFKGSSPDIAEKFAKQDPYVQNGLVKNWKVRTWSIVLGAGVSPDDLAIST; this comes from the coding sequence ATGTATTTTCTATTAACTTATGATGTAGTTTCTGATTATATCTCTCGAAGAGAAACTTACCGAGATGAGCATATTAAACTTGCCTTATCTGCTGTAGAACGCGGTGAATTACTGTTAGGTGGTGCATTAACTGAGCCTAGCGATGGAGCTGTATTACTTTTTAAAGGTAGCTCTCCTGATATTGCGGAGAAGTTTGCTAAACAAGATCCGTATGTTCAAAACGGCTTAGTAAAAAATTGGAAAGTTAGAACTTGGTCAATCGTACTTGGTGCAGGAGTTTCTCCTGATGATTTGGCAATTAGCACTTAA
- a CDS encoding trypsin-like serine protease: MRIILVSTLIFISLSASAIVVRHDIDNEKYLAYSEDFKPLATFYVDGAHGVLIKPKWVVTAAHATFCVNSGSYIALHNGLHKVERIFVHKNYQPGKSHDIALVKLVNPINDIEPATIYEKSDELGKSTWFIGVGGTGNGLTGQTIDNYENAGVLRKAENKIVLANGPLIKFRFDRDSSALPLEGVSGGGDSGGPAYIKTNNTNYLLGISSRVEGGSIGKYGVTEVYSRVSFFNSWIESITSEDELYQLQFATPKLDALPTGLSKEILPEVCSDIGLRPNAI; encoded by the coding sequence ATGCGTATAATTCTAGTGTCTACTTTAATATTTATAAGCCTATCAGCATCAGCGATTGTAGTTCGGCATGATATTGATAATGAAAAATACCTTGCCTATTCTGAGGACTTTAAACCTTTGGCTACATTTTATGTAGATGGCGCTCATGGAGTACTAATTAAACCCAAATGGGTTGTAACCGCAGCCCATGCAACATTTTGCGTAAATTCTGGTAGCTATATTGCATTACACAATGGCCTTCATAAAGTAGAACGAATATTTGTGCACAAAAATTATCAGCCAGGTAAAAGCCACGATATTGCACTTGTAAAATTAGTTAACCCTATTAATGACATTGAGCCTGCAACTATCTATGAAAAATCAGATGAGCTTGGAAAATCAACTTGGTTTATAGGTGTAGGGGGAACCGGAAATGGATTGACTGGGCAAACCATAGATAATTACGAAAACGCAGGGGTTCTAAGAAAAGCTGAAAATAAGATCGTGTTAGCAAATGGTCCATTAATAAAGTTTCGGTTTGATCGTGATAGTTCAGCTTTACCGTTAGAAGGAGTATCTGGTGGTGGAGATAGCGGCGGACCAGCTTATATAAAAACAAACAATACTAATTATTTGTTGGGTATTAGCTCCAGAGTTGAAGGTGGTAGTATTGGTAAATATGGAGTTACGGAAGTTTACTCCAGAGTCTCCTTCTTTAATTCATGGATAGAAAGTATTACGAGCGAGGATGAGTTGTATCAACTTCAATTTGCGACGCCTAAATTGGATGCACTTCCGACTGGTCTCTCTAAGGAAATTTTACCAGAGGTATGCTCAGATATTGGATTGAGGCCAAATGCAATATAA
- a CDS encoding acyltransferase family protein: MEIRKLNTLRGLAALIVFITHFSDITNWLNGMLGGGSGAYGVMLFFLLSGFLMSHLYMTQKFNSINIKRYLLARIARVVPLFLVIVLSSYVLSLIGNDSLYNIPDTNALISHLLFLYGDSVLWSIPPEIQFYFVFLIFWSFSKNRRGYIYLSILAVMLLLFFANFPRVYGDINGVSYNLFNTLRSLPYFFIGVIFGMHYTSFEVPKYLKKHYFIFVLLLIPAMYPEISSVTSDAKTRMWLSYEVLLVMSSVFFCIVFLVPDNNVLLANRFGDFLGKVSYSLYLLHMPIIIFVNKLNLSVELKLLLSLVLTVSVAFVSFKYFEKPVARFIRNIASNKMIKDKDV, encoded by the coding sequence TTGGAGATTAGAAAATTAAACACATTGCGTGGGTTGGCTGCATTAATTGTGTTTATTACTCATTTTAGCGATATTACAAATTGGCTTAATGGAATGTTAGGCGGAGGCTCTGGAGCGTACGGTGTAATGCTGTTTTTCTTGCTAAGTGGTTTTTTAATGTCTCACTTATACATGACCCAAAAATTCAACAGCATTAATATCAAGCGCTACTTATTAGCTCGAATCGCAAGAGTAGTTCCATTATTCTTGGTTATTGTACTTAGCTCTTATGTTTTGTCCTTAATCGGCAATGATAGTCTTTATAACATTCCAGATACGAATGCACTGATTAGTCATCTTCTATTTTTATATGGTGACAGTGTACTTTGGTCAATCCCCCCTGAAATACAATTTTACTTCGTATTCCTGATTTTTTGGTCATTTTCAAAGAATAGGAGGGGCTATATTTACCTTTCAATATTAGCGGTTATGCTCCTGCTATTTTTTGCAAACTTTCCACGAGTATATGGAGACATAAACGGAGTTAGTTACAACTTATTTAATACGTTAAGAAGTTTACCTTATTTTTTTATTGGGGTTATTTTTGGAATGCATTATACCTCTTTTGAGGTGCCGAAATACCTTAAGAAACATTACTTTATTTTCGTGTTACTCTTAATACCTGCTATGTATCCAGAGATCTCATCTGTTACGTCTGATGCTAAGACAAGAATGTGGTTAAGCTATGAAGTATTACTTGTAATGAGTTCCGTATTTTTTTGTATTGTATTTTTAGTTCCTGATAACAATGTGCTATTAGCTAACAGGTTCGGTGACTTCTTGGGAAAAGTATCTTATTCATTATATTTGCTTCACATGCCAATTATTATTTTTGTAAACAAGCTCAATTTAAGTGTTGAATTGAAGTTGTTATTATCTTTGGTTTTAACTGTTTCAGTAGCATTTGTATCATTTAAATATTTTGAAAAGCCCGTTGCTAGGTTCATACGTAACATAGCATCTAACAAGATGATAAAGGATAAGGACGTCTAA
- a CDS encoding molecular chaperone DnaJ has translation MKIIPIAFIGALLAFPSSANENSSIGYKTVDLALQALKNKDGTNLSIQGGWTIIEDKEESSLVLWSFTPETHAAHPAAIKRKVLEKNQAIYIQMSALCQAKKADCDKLIKEFELLNKNIMKGSG, from the coding sequence GTGAAAATTATACCTATAGCATTCATTGGCGCACTATTAGCCTTCCCATCATCTGCAAATGAAAATAGTTCTATTGGATATAAAACAGTCGACTTAGCTCTTCAAGCATTGAAAAATAAAGATGGTACAAATTTAAGCATCCAAGGAGGCTGGACTATTATCGAAGATAAAGAAGAGTCTAGCTTAGTTTTATGGTCGTTTACTCCCGAGACTCACGCAGCTCACCCAGCAGCGATAAAGCGTAAAGTCCTTGAGAAAAACCAAGCAATTTACATTCAAATGTCAGCACTCTGCCAAGCTAAAAAGGCAGATTGTGACAAGTTAATCAAAGAGTTTGAGCTGCTAAATAAGAACATCATGAAAGGTTCTGGATAA
- a CDS encoding flavodoxin family protein, protein MIKIGVVYFSKTDVTGAMAKAIIAEAESQSDVSVIEHRIEGHEIIEGRFEKTDVFSLLDKCDAIIFGTPTYMGGVSAQFKAFADATSDLWCEQLWAGKIAAGLTSGSELNGDQTSTLQYLVTLSNQHGMLWVGLDSAIGFKDRGINRLGCQLGVVAQSSDGSLHETDLETAKYLAQRVVNLARRLK, encoded by the coding sequence TTGATCAAGATAGGTGTGGTTTATTTCAGTAAAACGGACGTAACAGGGGCAATGGCTAAAGCAATAATCGCTGAAGCTGAATCTCAAAGTGATGTAAGCGTTATTGAACATAGGATTGAAGGTCATGAAATTATCGAGGGTCGTTTTGAGAAAACTGATGTTTTTTCGCTGTTAGATAAATGTGATGCGATTATTTTTGGTACGCCAACATACATGGGCGGAGTTTCGGCACAATTTAAGGCGTTTGCTGATGCAACTAGTGATTTATGGTGTGAACAACTGTGGGCAGGTAAAATCGCAGCTGGGCTCACATCTGGTAGTGAGTTAAACGGAGATCAAACGAGTACATTACAATATCTGGTTACTTTATCTAATCAGCATGGAATGCTTTGGGTTGGTTTAGACTCTGCTATAGGTTTCAAAGATAGAGGAATAAATAGGTTAGGCTGTCAGCTTGGTGTTGTGGCTCAATCTTCAGACGGTTCATTACATGAAACAGATCTTGAAACTGCAAAATATTTAGCTCAACGTGTAGTTAATCTAGCGAGACGGTTGAAATAG
- a CDS encoding BRCT domain-containing protein encodes MSENKFNVYVEITEDKSGKLSKFIQDVQSKNFEALSYASEYFEVDKHLDIDLSASESDGIHNLKFYAWGSLVVENFISFLFDELGAITVEAAVFIGDCGEYDFHFADEDEEDSFTEYDEHEWNWLEDPSIDWESENIVLSGKFENYETRDELADELIDLGANVQSSISKKTTLLITGNKVGASKLNKANELSIRIISESELMEIIECV; translated from the coding sequence ATGTCAGAGAATAAGTTTAATGTTTATGTTGAGATCACTGAAGATAAATCTGGTAAATTGTCAAAATTTATACAGGATGTTCAATCAAAAAATTTTGAAGCTTTATCTTATGCTTCAGAGTATTTCGAAGTAGATAAACATTTAGATATAGATTTATCCGCTTCTGAATCAGATGGCATTCATAATTTAAAGTTCTATGCTTGGGGGTCATTAGTCGTTGAAAACTTTATTTCTTTTCTTTTCGATGAACTTGGAGCAATTACGGTTGAGGCGGCTGTTTTTATCGGGGATTGCGGTGAGTATGATTTTCACTTCGCTGATGAAGATGAAGAAGACTCCTTTACTGAGTACGATGAGCATGAATGGAATTGGTTAGAAGATCCATCAATCGATTGGGAGTCAGAAAATATTGTCCTAAGTGGTAAATTTGAAAATTATGAAACAAGGGATGAGTTAGCTGATGAACTAATTGATCTAGGTGCCAATGTACAATCTTCAATTTCCAAAAAAACCACTTTGTTAATTACAGGAAACAAGGTTGGTGCATCTAAGTTAAACAAAGCCAATGAGTTAAGTATTCGTATAATTTCTGAATCTGAATTGATGGAAATTATAGAGTGTGTGTAA
- a CDS encoding acyltransferase family protein: MQSTMKHEIALLDFLRGWAALLVFFHHAAILGGGPGFLSGSIGKEAVNAFMLASGFLIYFQCNVSKSYFGLKNTVGLKNFYIRRIFRIAPAYYFCLVIALIFASYLGASRELIAEVLPHTMTDMSRYYIQDPLKSFFIHASFIFGLMPSYSFSTPLPDWSLGLEMQFYLVFPVLFYFLKKNFTVFFTVSLLGMMGIAYVSYKLGFIFPMPSYLPLKFHNFAAGIALAYLFINNSERSKSYYFVIVISIVFLLLGNRSLYIPVLFLFSWWWLCNIKRVNIMYSFVNRIFSHSSSKYLAEMSYSLYIFHLILMLPFFSFVLKGGELSTLIWIASSLSLLILTMLVAHFIYKYIEIPGINYGKKLINKKA; this comes from the coding sequence ATGCAATCAACAATGAAGCATGAAATAGCTCTTCTGGATTTTTTAAGGGGCTGGGCTGCATTACTAGTTTTTTTTCATCATGCTGCAATCTTAGGGGGAGGGCCTGGATTTTTATCAGGTAGTATAGGGAAGGAAGCTGTAAATGCATTTATGTTAGCATCAGGTTTTTTAATTTACTTCCAATGTAATGTTAGTAAGTCTTATTTCGGGCTGAAGAATACAGTAGGTTTAAAAAACTTTTACATTAGAAGGATTTTTAGAATAGCTCCAGCCTATTACTTCTGTTTAGTTATTGCTCTTATATTTGCAAGTTACTTGGGGGCGAGCAGAGAGTTAATTGCAGAAGTGTTACCTCATACAATGACGGACATGTCGAGATACTATATTCAAGATCCGCTTAAAAGTTTTTTTATCCACGCGTCATTTATATTTGGGCTCATGCCTTCTTACTCGTTCAGTACGCCTCTGCCTGATTGGAGCTTAGGCCTAGAAATGCAGTTTTATTTAGTCTTTCCTGTTCTTTTTTATTTTCTAAAAAAGAATTTTACTGTTTTTTTTACAGTGTCCCTATTAGGAATGATGGGGATTGCTTATGTTTCATATAAACTAGGTTTTATTTTCCCTATGCCTAGTTATTTACCTTTAAAATTTCATAATTTTGCGGCAGGTATTGCCCTTGCATATTTGTTTATAAACAATAGCGAAAGATCAAAGAGCTATTATTTTGTCATTGTTATTTCTATTGTATTCTTACTACTTGGCAATCGCTCTCTATACATTCCAGTTTTATTTCTCTTCAGTTGGTGGTGGCTTTGTAATATAAAACGAGTGAATATTATGTATTCTTTTGTAAATAGAATATTTAGTCACAGCTCATCAAAATATTTGGCAGAGATGTCTTATTCTCTATATATATTTCACTTAATTTTGATGCTTCCTTTTTTCTCGTTTGTATTAAAAGGTGGAGAGTTATCTACCTTAATTTGGATTGCGTCCTCTTTATCTTTGCTAATTTTAACAATGCTAGTTGCTCACTTTATATATAAATATATCGAAATACCCGGAATTAACTACGGTAAAAAATTAATAAATAAAAAGGCTTAA